The Ovis aries strain OAR_USU_Benz2616 breed Rambouillet chromosome 2, ARS-UI_Ramb_v3.0, whole genome shotgun sequence nucleotide sequence GCCTTCCCCCGAGTCCCCAGGACCATGGAGGAAACAGTAGTTAGCATTCAGTCCTTCCACTGGCTATAAGAGATGAGCTTATAAGTCAGAAGACTTGGACCAGCTCTACACCAACTAGCTGTGTACCCTTAGCTAAGAATCTTAACATCTCTGAGCCCCAAGTTCTTCACCTAAAAGTGAAGTTGACAATGCCTGTCTtatcagcccagcccagcctcctgcAAAGATCGACTGGGATAATGTAGGCAACCAGGACTATAATCAGTCACATGCTGCAGGAGTATAGGGTCTTAATTATCATTTTCAGCTCAAGCCAAGGGACGTGGTCCCTGATTCTAGGTAGCCACGTTCACAAAAAAAGCCCAGCTTGGTCTCCTTCTTCCTCAGGGTGTTGTACTTACTCTGCCCCctctttcctatttggacccccacttttaaaaacaagtatttacttatttttctattgaattttttgttttgtccTTGCCCCGTGGCACGAGGGATCTtcaccagagatggaacctgccctgccttgcccccttcagtggaagctcagagtcttaaccagcggACCACCCTCACTTCTGATCCATTACCCAGGTTGAGGTCTGAGGCTGTGCCCTCTCCTGGCAAGGTCTCACTCGTCTCCCAGTCGCCCCATCAAACAGCCTGGTCATGAGTGGGAGATGGTGTGCAACAGAGCTCATGACCAGAGCGGTTGTTTCTGGGCATTCTGCCTGCATCTCTGCTCGGGGACTCACTGGTGCTGCCAGGATCAACTTGACTCCGAGGACAAAGCCCCATTGTGTTGCATCGGGAGGGGCCCTAGCGGGGACCTCTGGCTCCAAAGCACAAGGAGAACACAGAGGCCCTGAGGGGAACAGAGCCCTTCGAGTCTGGTTGACCTGGTTTCAAatctctgcactttcactttctagctgAGCAACTCTGAGCAACTTGCACAAACCCTCTGAGCCTCTTATTTCCTCGTGTGCAGACGGGGATGACAGTGCTTACCTGTAGGTGTGCGATACCTGGTAGTGAGCTTGATGTAAAAGGCTGAGGAAAGGAaactaatatttatgaaatgctCCCTTTTGCTGGatgcttttctcattttatttggaCAACTCTGTGCAGAATTAAGATGGGGAGAACAAGGTTAGATGTGTGACGTGACTAGTGACTGCTACAAGAGAGATGAAGCCTGTGTCTGACCCCACACTGGTCCAGCCTTAAAGCCTGGGTGGAGCCTCTTGTTCCCATCCACTCCCCTGCCCATCTCCAGTCAGTACTGATTCTGATCACAGAAGGAAAACACCCCAGTAAGCAAGGAGAGGGGTTCTAAGTTGGTTTCAGAGTCCCTTTCCCTCCTGGGGTGGCAGGCAGTGAGCTCATGCCACCTTCTGCTGGCACAGTGACCACTGAGGATGACTGGGtttgtcagggttctccagagagacAGACCAGTAGGCTGCATATAGAAAGAGATGTATCATGAAGGATCGACTCATGCAATTATGGAGGCTGAAAGGTCTTGCTATTAGCTGTCTGCAAGTTGGAGGCCTGGGAAGGCCGGTGGTGTAATCCTGTGTGGATGAGTACTTAGTcgtttcagtcatttctgactctttgcgaccccactgactatagtccaccaggctactctgtccatgggattctccaggcaagaatgctggagtggattgctatgccctcctccagggatcttcccgacccagggatcaaactcacatctcttatgtctcccacactggcaggtgggttctttaccactagtgccataaGGAAAATCCTGAGTAATCCTAGTCCAAGTCTAAAGGCCAAAGAACCAGGAGCTCCCAtgcctgagggcaggagaagatggatgtCCTAGCTCAAGCCAAGAAAATCCTCCCTTTCTCCACTGTTGTGTTCTACTCTGGCCCTCAAAAAATTGGGTGATGCCCACTCAGACTGGGTGATGCCCACTCAGACTGGGTGATGCCCATCTTCTTTGTGCAGTCTCTTGACTCAAATGCTCACCTCTTCTAgagacaccctcacagacacacccaagGATGTTGTTTACCAGCCATCTGGCCATCTCTcttagcccagtcaagttgacacaagAATGAACCATCACAGCAACCAAGGATTGAGTGGTGCCCATGATGGTGGGCTCACTGCTGGTTGTCCCTCACTCCACCAGATAGAAGGTTTCAGTATCCTATTGCCTTCTATCTGTCCTCCAGACACGCTCCAGTCTgtttccttcctgcctctcttgTTTCACCTCCTCCTTCACACTTTCTGGTCCAGCATCAATCAGCTTGGTACCCCCATAGCTTTCTCACCCTGactctcttttatttaaaaaaaaaaaagtgttcatttGTTTGGCTCTGCTGGATACCagctgcagcatgcaagatcttcagTTGCATcgtgtgggatctaattccctaagcagagatagaacccaggccctttGCACTGGGATCgcagaagtcttaaccactgggccatcagggaagtctccctcCCTGACTCTGGCATGTGCTATTCTCCCAGAAAAAGGTCCTGCTTAATTTTGACTCATAATTTAAGACTCAGTACTGGTGCTGCTAACACCAGGGGTCCTTTCTAGCTCCCAGGACCTCATGCAGAGTCTAAAGCGctgtctctgtggtcctgcagtAATCCCCAATGCTGATTTCCATCTCTGCATGAATCACATGATGATCACattaatattcaatatttgttccttttcataGTCTAGGATTGTCTTAAAGGGGGTCAAGCAGTGCTTAGGACAGTGGTTCTGGAAATGAGCCAAAGAAGGTGAGGGGGCAACCAAAGAGGTTAATTTGTTGGATTTTTCTTTAGGTTTTCtaaaagaaatgtatttcattttattatgacATCATAGAATAACTATactcttaatattcttttttaaaaactgcaatatatttgctttacaatgttgtgttgatttctgctgtgcaacaaagtgaatcaactgtatgtatacatatatgccctaCCTCTTGGACCTCCCCCCGCCCatgcccacccccatcccacccctctaggtcatcacagagcaccaggctgaactGCCTGCATTATACAGTAGGTTCCCACTctctatctgttttacacatggttagtgtatatatgtcaattctaatctccagttcatcccaccccacctctccctACCTGTGTCCAAATGTCCATTCGCTACATACATGTCCGTTCCCTCCATCTGCATCTCAAGTTCTTCCCTTCATTAGATTCATCTGTACCAGATgaatctttctgacttacttcactctgtatgacagactctaggtccatcaatGTCTTTACAAATGACccactttcattcctttttacagttgatattccactgtatacatgtaccacactGAAGAGGTATTTTGATATCCTCTGTCCACTGTCATATGGTCTGGACAGGAAGGTCCAGGGTGAGTGTAAGAGAAATTCAAGGCACAGAGTTATTTTGTGAATatgtcccaggtgattctgacttAGGGTCCAACCTTTGCCTTGGACCAGGCCACTGAGCTGCACAAGGAGACAGATGAACATCTACTGATACATTCAGTTTGGGGAAATCTGTGTTTGAGGCTTGAGGGGTCTTGAGATTGGGAAGTCAATGATGAAACTCTTATTGTGCTTGGAAACTGAACTTAACTGGGGTGATGTGGAAGAGGTGGCTTGGTGTTTGGGGAAGGGAAATTCAGCCTGGAGGTGGGGGACAGATGATCCTGAAATTTCCTCCCTGGTTGTATAAAGACCTTCCTCATGTGAACACCCTGTCAGCTAAAATGCTCTTATATTTTGGATTTGTGACAGTGTCCTGAGCTGGCAGCAGACTTACCTTGACTTTCACTAGGACTCAGCTCTCACATTCTGGAAAACATGACCCTTGCTGGTAAGTACAAAAACCCACCTATGTTATGGGCACCACAACACAGGATATTTCTGTAAGCACGTGTTTGTACTTACTTGTGCACAGAGAAGATACAAGGCTGACAGGAAATGCACCTAAGGGTTAAAGAGTTTATCTCTAGATGGTGGGTGGGATCCTAGCTGAGCTTGTCTTCCTTTTACTCATCTgagtgtgttttttgttttctacaaTGGCTATGTAATATTTTTGCAGTTAACCCTGCTTTCAATTTGTAAAAGGAAATGAGGGGTGAGTTGCGGcattgggggtggggaagggactgACAGGAGCACACACCAGGGCCTGGAGGAGTTGGGTTGGACTGGACTCAACATATCagctctagggacttccctggtggtccagtggttaggactccatgcttccacttctgagggcccaggttcgagcccttgttggggaactaagatcctctaAGCCGAGTGGTGTGGAAAAAACATCAGCTCTAAACATGACCTCCTGGTTTCCAAACCCTCTCCAGACACAGAGTGACCAGATAGGGGTGGGGGTATGTGTCCAGCCCTCACGGAGGGACACCAGCCCTTTTGGCTTTGACCACTGCATTGGGATGACCAGGGAAGGCTCACAGCCTAACCTTGTCACCCAGGGAAGGACAGGATCACAGGAACGGTGGTGGCCTTCTTTGCCCTCACAGTACTGCCAAGTACCTTGAGAACGGAGAGCGTGTTGCCTCTATCCTAGAGTGAAAGGAATGGAATATCCTGGGCACGTGGGGGAAATAGGCAGAGGTCCAGGGTGCACGCTGGCCTGAGGGCACTGGTGCTTGGGGtccatgttgttgctgtttagtcgctcagccatgtctgactcttttcgacccccaaggactgtagccctccaggctcctctgtccatgggatttcccaggcaagaatactgaagcgggttgccattttcttctccgggggattttccctgacccaggggtcaaacctgcatctcctgcaagtctcctgcattctttatcactgagaccTGGGAAGCCATCGGGGTCCATACCTGAGGGCATATTTTGCGTTCAGTATCACAAAGGGAGATGATGCACTGGCGAGAGGATAGGGTCCTCTGGGAGCTCTGGCAGGCTCAGGTTCTCATAGGTGAGCAGAAGTGGGTCCAAATCATACACAGGGATTCTAAAGAGAGCTGCTCAGGGTGGAAAGGGCTGCGTCACTGTGCAAGGGTCTGGGTGGTTTGGGTGCCtctgtggagcctggtgagccccgGGGTCTGTTTCTGAGTCTAGGAAGGGGTTCGCCCTCTTCACCTGTCTGTGTTTCCACAGCCTACAAGGAGAAGATGAAGGAGCTCCCGCTGGTGTCCTTGTTCTGCTCCTGCTTCCTGGCCGACCCCCTGAATAAGTCATCCTATAAATATGAAGGTACATGAGGGCCACCGTTGGGGGACTAGGGACTGAGGCTCCCTGTAGCTTGTCTCCAGGAGCCCAGCATACCCACCCTAGTTTCCCGAGATTCCACCCTACATCACAGTTTCTTTCCCAGAGCCAGTAAAGTCACCGCAGCTGATTCTGGGGGGTCTATGTGCAACATGATGGTGGGGGTGAGGCTGCAACCCGGGAGACCAGACAGCAGCTGAGGGTCTGAGTCAGACCCTCTCAGAGTGCCCTTGATCTCAGCTTTTGTTCACCTGTGTGACAAACAAATGTGGTGGAAGATGTAGAGGCCAAGTAGGCAGAGTCTGCCCTCAGGGACACCTAGCCTAGAAGAGGGACAGTCATGTGTCAATCACCAGACACCCTGGCCCATTGTCTCTTTAGTGAAGGGTTAAGAATGCTCTGAGCGAGTCCAGAGGTGGGAAGGGACTTCTGTGCTTTGGCCACTCAAGGAGTTTCTGGGATGGCCGTGTTGCCCGAGCCCTGTGACAGGTCCCAGGATGCGGACAAGGAACATTGATTGGCCATGTCCTGATTGAGGGGGGTTGGTGGTTGGGGAAGCCAGGTCACCTCTTAATTTCCTGGGGCTTAAAAGGAAGGTAGGGGTTTGGTCTGGAAATGAGAGATGGGAATGCTCGGGTCACCTGAGATTGTTTTTTCTGTTTAGGCTGGTGTGGGAGACAGTGTAGGAGAAAAGATGAGAGCCAGCGGAGAGACAGTGCTGactggagagaaagaagagagcagggtaggagggggtggggggagaggtcCTCAGGCCGAGCATCAGATCTGTAGTGTGGTGAGGAGTCGATGGGCGGTGGGTGGTGAATGCCTCCACGTGCACCaatttgaaactgaaagtgttagttgtgcccaactctttgagaccccacggctgaagtccatcaggctcctctgtccatggaatttcccaggcaagccaGTTTGAGCAACAGCCCAGCTAAATGGGCACCCTAGTGGCAGAAGCAAAACAAAGGCAGTTGCTACAGCCATGATTAGAAATCCCCTGTCCTGGGGCTCCTGCTCTTAGAGCCAGAGACCCTCcagtggctgcccactccagcccCATCAGAGCCCAGCGAGCTTGGGTGCTATGTTCAGGACAGACCCAGAACCCTGGCCTTTGGTCAGCCTTGGGGACCCTGGCCCTCCCTCATATGAGTGCATGCTATAGGGGGGCTCATATGGTCTTCAAGGAGGAGTGAGCAGCCCCTTTTCTGTTCTCTGCAGCAGACACAGTGGACCTGAACTGGTGCGTCATTTCTGACATGGAAGTCATCGAGCTGAATAAATGCACCTCCGGTCAGTCCTTTGAAGTCATCCTGAAGCCACCCTCCTTTGATGGGGTGCCTGAGTTCAATGCCTCCCTTCCCAGACGGCGAGACCCATCGCTGGAAGAAATCCAGAAGAAACTGGAAGCAGCTGAGGAGCGGAGGAAGGTAAGTGGCTCTCCTTATATTCCCTGTCAGGATGGGGAGGAAGTTGAAGAAGACAGGTTGTGAGCTGGAGTTGAGTCACCACCAACCTCTAGATATAAGGGCAGCACCTCCAGATACCAGGAAGGGAATGAGACACTATGGAGAGAAACAAAGATGTAAAAGCCCCAGGTGTTTAGGAACTTGCTTAGGGGAAGAAGATGCTATATTACATGCCTCCAAGGGGTGACCTTATAGTGACTGGGGCCAACACTAAGGATTTAAGGAAAGGCTGGAGCATTAAGGAAAGGGGTCCTTAACTGGGGGAGACGGAAGAAGGTCATGGCATGGTATATCGGGTTGGTCAAAAAGCTGGTTTGGGTTTTTGGTTAGTGCTTATGACAAACCCCAAAGAATTTTTTGGCCAGCCCGATACTTTCACCCCTTGGTATGCCTTCCTTGCTTTCTATGGATTCTTATGGTTCAACTCCAGTGCCGTTTCTGTGTAAGCGTTCCTTCGACTTTGAAGCTGAAAATGATGATCACCCTTGAATGCCTATAGCACTTCATTTCTGCCTCTCAAGGCATATGTCACATGCTAGCCTGGGTTAGAGTTATTTATATATGATTTGTCTctactagacttttttttttttctttcccaagttGCTAGAATAATGCCTGCTACACTGTATTGATCACTTTTTTGTGAATGAacgaatggatggatagatggatgaatgatgGCAATGAGAAAAAGAGGACTGAGAGCCCAGTGGGAGAACCCAAGAAGCATCATTGCTTCCTGCCAGCAGGCCAGGGGCCTAGGCTCAGGGAGGAGGTGTGCACTCTGGGTGTGCAGCTCTTAAGTTATGATGATAAAATCACACCCTGGCTTGCTCACCTGCAAGGGCCTCCTTTTCACTTCATGCTCCCACAGTACCAGGAAGCAGAGCTCCTGAAGCACCTGGCAGAGAAGAGAGAACACGAGCGGGAGGTGATCCAAAAAGCCATCGAGGAAAACAACAACTTCATCAAGATGGCAAAGGAAAAACTGGCCCAGAAGATGGAATCCAATAAGGAGAACCGGGAGGCCCACCTTGCTGCCATGTTGGAACGGCTGCAAGAGAAGGTAAGAGGCCTTGGATTGGAGAGGAGACTCCTGGACTTGCTCTTCCTTCCACGGCAAGTACAGTGGACATGCCTATCATTTCAGGGAGCAAGTAGCCTCAGGCAGGAGTGGCCACATTTCTGTTAGGTTAGATCCTTAGAGAGTTCCAAGGGATTACTTGGGAGATGGCAGGCAAGAACCATAAACCGAGCCAAGAACCATGAACCAACGAACCAAAAACCATGAATTCCTTGGGGGGATGAATTTCCCAGCTACACAACTGAAATTTCTTATTGTCCGAGGGAGATTAGACCACTTATCTTCCAGAGGAAGCCTGTCGAATGCTTTTGTACATTCCTGGCTTCATCCTTAAATGCCCTGATTTGATTTAATGAAAGATGCTGACTTGAGCTCTTGGCTTGAGGCCACGGGCATAACCAGCTGAGCTGCCCACTGAGCAGGAAACATGATCCTCTCCGGACCTCTTGATGTGGGCTGAGTGAGTCACCGGTCTCTCCAATATTCTGCCTTTTGTCAATAAACCTAACGATGTCACCTGAAAAGAGAAACGTGAGAGATGGGGGTTGGTCCCGCGTGTCAGCAGAAGCACAGCCCATACTGCTGAGAACACACTGGCCTCATTTCCTGAGTCCCGAGGCTGCCCCAGTTTCTCCTGCGGCTCCTGGGAGAGCTCCAGCTCTGTGTTTTATTTCCAGGCGCCGCCTGCCGCGCGGTGACTCCCGGGACCCGATCGGTGGCCTCATCCCATGGTGAGCAGCGTGGTCTCCGCTCCTTCCTGCCCATCTACCTAGAGTCTCAGGCCCTTGGCACAGCTACTAGAAAGATCTGGTTTCTTCACAGGGGATCTGGATGTTGTGTAGGCCCTGCAGCTGGCCAGCATGTGGCAACCCCCATCCACTCTCTTTCTCCATCCTTCGGGGGGCAACGAGCCCTCCATAAGTATCAGATGGGAGGGAAGTGTTCTGGGTCTGATTTCAGGCTTCCTCAGTTATTGAGAGATGGGTAGGAACAAACTCTTGCAGGAAAAAGAAGTCAGGGATTGGGACAGGATGTGGCCTGGGCACTCAGGCTAAACCTGAGACAAATCCTGAGGATAAAGTCACGATATACAATTTGAAAGACTgcaaaacacttttattttatcATACCCTATCCTCACAATGCAATGAGCAGGACGggcattatccttattttaccaGTAAGAATCCATGTCAAAAGAAGGTCCAATGACTTGCCCAGCATCACATAGCCACTAAGCAATGGAGCTGGGAACAGAACCGAGTTCTTTGACTATGAGTCTAGGTGGCTCTTTCTATGCTTGTTTCAGGAAGACCAGACCACAAGCATCCTGCCAGCCTTTTGTCAGATAAGGAGTCACTTGGAGGCCAGGGAAAGGGAGTCCAGGAACCTAGGGATCCGTCCAGTGAGCAGATATAGGgaatagagagagagaggctgggaaaGTCCAAGGTCTGGAGGAAGAGCTGTGGGGGTGAGATAAGCCTCAAATGAGCACGATGTTAGAGCAGATGTGTGGGTGGGCCTCACTCCTCTGGGCTCTTGACCCCTCTTCACCTTTGCCCACTGGTGAAGACGGGAGGTAGGATGAGATAGCTGTGTGGTGTCTGCTCTGCTAGGCACCTATAACAATGCCTCTGCATCAGTACTTGTGTGAGTCACCAAGTGTCAGCACCAGACTTACCTGGTGTAAAGTTGAAAACTATAGGTACTTGGACCCTAACCCCAGACCCACCAATCTTGGCTCTCTAGGGATGGTGCCTGAGGATCTCAGTgggttttttttcatattaaaattttttattagagtataattgctttacaatgttgaattaatttctgctgtatagcaaaatgaatcagctatacgaaCACATACAACCTGTCCCTCTTGAGTCTTCCTCCCAGTACCCCTCCATCTCACTCCTCTGGGTCATCAtagggcactgagctgagctccgtgTGTCATACAGCAGCTTCTTACCagccattttacacatggtagtccACATAAGTCAATGCTGCTCTCCAAGTTCATCCTGCCCTCCACTCCACCCTCCCCTGTGTCCATGTAGGGCCTCAGTTTAATAAGCTTCCAAGATCATGCTGATATGTggcaaggttgagaaccactgccctagaTGTACCATTCCCCATGCTTTCTCCAGGGCCATGGAAAGTTCTAGGGTCTCTCCAGGGACATATCTGTAGTCTAAGGTACCTCCTGGGACCTTGGGCTGCCTCTGTGGGTCTCCCCCAGGCTGATTCATACCTGGATGTGAATGGATAGAAGGCTCTGGCAGAGACACACTTTAATAAGCATCTATTATGTGCATGGTGCAAGTTGAGGAACTGGGAGATACTAATACAAAGAGGAAAAGGCCTGCTCCCTGCCCACAAGGAGGACCCAGATGTCTTCACCATGATCAGGGATGGAAAGTAGACCATGAAAAGCCCTAGAGGTGAACCCCCAAATCACAGAATTCTAGAGGTAAAAGAGCTTCCTTTccatttgttgtttagtggctaagtcacgtctgattctttgtgaccccacagacagtagcctgccaggctcctctgtctgtggaattttccaggcaagaatactggtagccatttcttcctccagggggatcttcctgacccagggattgaaaccaggtctcctgtattgcaggtggattctttaccactgagccaccgtgaTGTCTGTGGCCCTCCCTGAGCCTGATCAGTGAAGTGAGttggtcaaggtcacacagctgatggGCCTTTGAAGTCAGAGCCCATTGTTTGGTTTGATGATGCTCAGAAACAaagggagcttccctgatggttcagacag carries:
- the STMN4 gene encoding stathmin-4 isoform X5, translated to MTLAAYKEKMKELPLVSLFCSCFLADPLNKSSYKYEADTVDLNWCVISDMEVIELNKCTSGQSFEVILKPPSFDGVPEFNASLPRRRDPSLEEIQKKLEAAEERRKYQEAELLKHLAEKREHEREVIQKAIEENNNFIKMAKEKLAQKMESNKENREAHLAAMLERLQEKDKHAEEVRKNKELKEEASR
- the STMN4 gene encoding stathmin-4 isoform X1 codes for the protein MTLAAYKEKMKELPLVSLFCSCFLADPLNKSSYKYEGWCGRQCRRKDESQRRDSADWRERREQADTVDLNWCVISDMEVIELNKCTSGQSFEVILKPPSFDGVPEFNASLPRRRDPSLEEIQKKLEAAEERRKYQEAELLKHLAEKREHEREVIQKAIEENNNFIKMAKEKLAQKMESNKENREAHLAAMLERLQEKVRGLGLERRLLDLLFLPRQVQWTCLSFQGASSLRQEWPHFC
- the STMN4 gene encoding stathmin-4 isoform X2; translated protein: MTLAAYKEKMKELPLVSLFCSCFLADPLNKSSYKYEGWCGRQCRRKDESQRRDSADWRERREQADTVDLNWCVISDMEVIELNKCTSGQSFEVILKPPSFDGVPEFNASLPRRRDPSLEEIQKKLEAAEERRKYQEAELLKHLAEKREHEREVIQKAIEENNNFIKMAKEKLAQKMESNKENREAHLAAMLERLQEKDKHAEEVRKNKELKEEASR
- the STMN4 gene encoding stathmin-4 isoform X4, yielding MTLAAYKEKMKELPLVSLFCSCFLADPLNKSSYKYEGWCGRQCRRKDESQRRDSADWRERREQADTVDLNWCVISDMEVIELNKCTSGQSFEVILKPPSFDGVPEFNASLPRRRDPSLEEIQKKLEAAEERRKYQEAELLKHLAEKREHEREVIQKAIEENNNFIKMAKEKLAQKMESNKENREAHLAAMLERLQEKAPPAAR
- the STMN4 gene encoding stathmin-4 isoform X3, whose translation is MTLAAYKEKMKELPLVSLFCSCFLADPLNKSSYKYEADTVDLNWCVISDMEVIELNKCTSGQSFEVILKPPSFDGVPEFNASLPRRRDPSLEEIQKKLEAAEERRKYQEAELLKHLAEKREHEREVIQKAIEENNNFIKMAKEKLAQKMESNKENREAHLAAMLERLQEKVRGLGLERRLLDLLFLPRQVQWTCLSFQGASSLRQEWPHFC